The Lonsdalea populi genome window below encodes:
- the metJ gene encoding met regulon transcriptional regulator MetJ — MAKWNGEYVSPYAEHGKKSEQVKKITVSIPLKVLKILTDERTRRQVNNLRHATNSELLCEAFLHAFTGQPLPNDEDLRKERCDEIPEAAKQIMREMGINPDTWEY, encoded by the coding sequence ATGGCTAAGTGGAATGGCGAATACGTAAGCCCATACGCTGAACACGGCAAGAAAAGTGAACAGGTCAAGAAGATCACGGTTTCCATCCCGTTGAAAGTATTGAAAATTTTAACTGATGAGCGCACCCGTCGTCAGGTAAACAACCTGCGTCACGCCACCAATAGCGAATTGCTTTGCGAAGCGTTTCTCCATGCGTTTACTGGGCAACCGTTGCCGAATGATGAAGACTTGCGTAAAGAGCGCTGCGATGAAATCCCCGAGGCGGCCAAACAGATCATGCGGGAAATGGGTATCAACCCGGATACCTGGGAATACTGA
- the rpmE gene encoding 50S ribosomal protein L31 has product MKEGIHPNYSEITASCSCGNIIKTRSTAGHDLNLDVCSACHPFYTGKQRVVDTGGRVDRFNRRFSIPGSKK; this is encoded by the coding sequence ATGAAAGAAGGTATCCATCCGAATTACAGCGAAATTACTGCATCTTGCTCTTGCGGTAATATCATCAAAACCCGTTCTACTGCGGGTCACGACCTGAACCTGGACGTATGCTCCGCTTGCCACCCGTTCTACACTGGCAAACAGCGTGTTGTTGACACTGGTGGTCGTGTTGATCGCTTCAACAGGCGTTTCAGCATCCCGGGCAGCAAGAAGTAA
- the priA gene encoding primosomal protein N', which yields MPVVQVALPVPLARTFDYLLPPGSLSPAPGMRVRVPFGNRRMIGIVTALSDNSALPLTQLKPLQDVLDPESLFPASLWRILMWAVKYYHYPIGEVLFHALPTLLRQGKPAHTAPLWQWFATEQGRETPLPTLKRSPKQQQALAALLQGPLYRHQISDAELTETALQALRAKGLCDLRPLSQTPRDWRPNFSVSGERLRLNTEQATAVGAIRSEDQHFSAWLLAGITGSGKTEVYLSVLENILAQGKQALVLVPEIGLTPQTIARFRDRFNAPVDALHSGLNDSERLAVWLRAKNAEAAIVIGTRSALFTPFARLGLIVIDEEHDNSYKQQEGWRYNARDLAVFRAREENIPIVMGSATPALETLYNVQIGKYRQLRLSKRAGNARLAQQNILDLKGLPLNTGLSQPLIARIRHHVREGNQVILFLNRRGFAPVVMCHECGWIAECPRCDHYYTLHQHQQTLRCHHCDSQRPVPQQCPDCGSTNIMPVGVGTEQLEQALPALFPDTPITRIDRDTTSRKGALEQQLAQVRQGGARILIGTQMLAKGHHFPDVTLVALLDVDSSLFSADFRAAERFAQLYTQVSGRAGRAGKAGEVVLQTHHPEHPLLQTLLQQGYDAFAAQTLKERQSVALPPFTNHVLFRADDHDNQQASQFLHQLRNLLEASPLRDENLWVLGPVPALQPKRAGRFRWQLLLQHPSRARLQHLLRTSLSLIDTLPQSRKVKWVLDVDPTDG from the coding sequence ATGCCTGTCGTTCAGGTTGCCCTGCCCGTGCCACTGGCGCGTACTTTTGATTATCTGCTGCCCCCGGGATCCTTATCCCCGGCTCCCGGCATGCGGGTACGCGTGCCGTTTGGCAACCGCAGGATGATTGGCATCGTGACCGCACTCAGCGATAACAGCGCGCTGCCGCTGACCCAGCTCAAACCCTTGCAAGACGTGCTGGATCCGGAGTCGTTATTTCCCGCCAGCCTGTGGCGCATCCTGATGTGGGCCGTGAAGTACTACCACTATCCCATCGGCGAAGTGCTGTTCCATGCGCTGCCGACGCTGCTACGCCAGGGTAAACCCGCGCATACGGCTCCGCTATGGCAGTGGTTCGCCACCGAACAAGGGCGTGAAACCCCGCTGCCGACGCTGAAACGCTCGCCCAAACAGCAACAGGCGCTGGCCGCGTTACTGCAAGGGCCGCTCTATCGCCATCAGATCAGCGACGCCGAATTGACCGAAACCGCTCTGCAGGCGTTACGCGCCAAAGGACTGTGCGACCTGAGGCCTCTGTCGCAAACGCCGCGCGACTGGCGACCAAACTTTAGCGTCAGCGGCGAACGCCTGCGTCTGAATACCGAGCAGGCGACCGCCGTCGGCGCGATACGCAGCGAAGATCAACATTTTTCCGCCTGGCTGCTGGCCGGCATTACCGGCTCCGGCAAGACTGAGGTGTATCTCAGCGTATTGGAAAACATTCTGGCGCAGGGAAAACAAGCGCTGGTGCTGGTGCCGGAAATCGGACTGACACCGCAAACCATCGCTCGCTTCAGAGACCGCTTTAACGCACCGGTAGACGCGCTGCACTCCGGTTTGAACGACAGCGAACGTCTGGCCGTCTGGCTAAGGGCGAAAAACGCGGAAGCCGCCATCGTGATAGGCACACGCTCCGCCCTGTTCACCCCTTTCGCTCGACTGGGCCTGATCGTCATCGACGAAGAGCACGACAACTCGTATAAACAGCAGGAGGGGTGGCGCTATAACGCCCGCGATCTGGCCGTTTTCCGCGCTCGGGAAGAGAATATCCCTATCGTCATGGGCTCCGCGACCCCGGCGCTGGAAACGCTGTATAACGTCCAAATCGGCAAATACCGGCAGTTACGCCTTAGCAAACGCGCCGGTAACGCACGGCTTGCTCAGCAAAATATCCTCGATCTGAAAGGACTGCCGCTCAACACCGGTCTGTCGCAACCCCTGATTGCACGCATTCGCCACCACGTTCGGGAAGGAAACCAGGTCATCCTGTTTCTTAATCGGCGCGGCTTTGCGCCGGTGGTGATGTGCCATGAATGCGGCTGGATCGCCGAGTGTCCGCGCTGCGACCACTATTACACGTTGCATCAGCACCAGCAGACTCTGCGTTGCCACCACTGCGACAGCCAGCGGCCGGTGCCGCAACAATGTCCTGACTGCGGCTCGACCAACATAATGCCGGTGGGAGTGGGCACCGAACAGCTCGAACAGGCGCTACCCGCCCTCTTCCCCGATACACCGATTACCCGCATCGATCGCGACACCACCAGCCGCAAGGGAGCACTAGAGCAACAGTTGGCGCAAGTGCGTCAGGGCGGCGCCCGCATCCTGATAGGGACGCAGATGTTGGCCAAAGGCCACCATTTCCCCGATGTGACCTTGGTGGCGCTGCTGGACGTGGACAGCTCTCTGTTTTCCGCCGACTTCCGGGCTGCGGAACGGTTTGCCCAGCTCTACACCCAAGTTTCCGGTCGAGCCGGACGAGCGGGAAAAGCCGGTGAAGTGGTGCTGCAAACCCATCACCCCGAACATCCGCTGCTGCAAACGCTATTGCAACAGGGCTACGACGCCTTCGCCGCTCAAACGCTGAAAGAGCGCCAGAGCGTGGCCCTGCCGCCGTTCACCAATCACGTCCTGTTTCGCGCTGACGATCATGATAACCAGCAAGCCAGTCAATTCCTTCACCAGCTACGTAACCTGCTCGAAGCTAGCCCGCTGCGCGATGAAAACCTCTGGGTACTGGGACCCGTGCCCGCGCTACAGCCCAAACGCGCAGGGCGATTTCGTTGGCAATTGCTGCTTCAGCATCCCTCCCGCGCCCGGCTACAGCATCTGCTGCGCACTTCCCTAAGCCTCATCGATACCCTGCCACAGTCGCGTAAAGTCAAATGGGTACTGGACGTCGACCCAACGGACGGCTGA
- the cytR gene encoding DNA-binding transcriptional regulator CytR has protein sequence MENKNTAAVTMKNVADKAGVSTATVSRALMDPEKVSALTRQKVEDAARAVGYSHYASARCARRHETRTLLAIVPDISDPFFSEVIRGIEETAVARGYLILIGDCAYQRRRDTGLSDPNVTAQVDGILLLGSDLPFDTGKAARRNLPPMVMANEFVPELEIPTVHIDNLTAAFNAVHYLHGLGHQRIACIAGPDTLPLSEYRLQGYIQALRRGGLTVDNQYIVRGDFSYDAGIRGLGVLMSHPAPPTAIFCHSDTIALGALAQAHKMGLNVPRDLSLMGFDDIIQASYCFPPLSTVVQPRYEIGREATLLLLEQMQGHSVTRGSRLLSSKLVIRDSTAPPNFARHRL, from the coding sequence TTGGAGAATAAAAATACGGCCGCTGTAACCATGAAGAATGTGGCGGACAAGGCGGGCGTCTCGACCGCCACGGTGTCCCGAGCCCTGATGGATCCGGAAAAGGTCTCCGCCCTGACACGGCAAAAGGTTGAGGATGCGGCCAGGGCCGTGGGCTATTCGCACTACGCGTCCGCCCGCTGCGCCAGAAGACATGAAACCCGGACGCTGCTGGCGATCGTTCCGGATATCAGCGATCCTTTTTTCAGCGAAGTCATCCGCGGTATCGAAGAGACCGCTGTGGCTCGGGGTTACCTGATACTGATCGGCGACTGCGCCTACCAGCGGCGGCGAGACACGGGGCTGTCCGATCCCAACGTCACTGCTCAGGTAGATGGTATTTTGCTGCTCGGATCTGACTTACCGTTCGATACCGGTAAGGCGGCACGCCGCAATCTGCCGCCGATGGTCATGGCGAATGAATTCGTTCCAGAGCTGGAAATACCGACGGTGCATATTGACAACCTGACCGCCGCATTCAACGCTGTGCACTATCTTCACGGGCTTGGCCATCAGCGCATCGCCTGTATTGCAGGCCCGGATACTCTGCCTCTCAGCGAATATCGGCTGCAGGGCTATATCCAGGCATTGCGACGAGGCGGCCTGACGGTGGATAACCAGTATATCGTGCGGGGGGATTTCAGCTATGACGCCGGCATTCGCGGATTGGGTGTTTTAATGTCACATCCTGCCCCACCGACCGCGATTTTCTGTCATAGTGATACCATCGCGTTGGGTGCGCTGGCGCAAGCTCATAAAATGGGTTTGAACGTGCCGCGGGATCTATCGCTAATGGGATTTGATGATATTATCCAGGCCAGCTACTGCTTCCCTCCGCTCTCCACCGTGGTCCAACCCCGCTACGAAATCGGACGTGAAGCAACGCTGCTGCTGCTTGAACAGATGCAGGGGCATTCCGTAACCCGGGGCTCACGCCTGCTGTCCAGTAAACTGGTCATTCGAGACAGTACCGCTCCGCCGAATTTTGCGCGTCACCGGCTTTAG
- the ftsN gene encoding cell division protein FtsN codes for MAQRDYVGRGRSGTRRKKTSSRKKKGSSGASKTMIALAVAVLVTFAGGLYFIAHNKPQEIPVLPNHVGGKSNGLPPKPEERWRYIKELENRQIGVTTPTEPSAGGEVRSAGELTEEQRQLLEQMQSDMRRQPTQLSEVPYNDQTLVPRSQVFIKPQTTTPASVAPLTQRPNQNVPKTTAPVTTETAKAPVDKPEKAPRWMIQCGSFKAMAPAESIRAQLAFAGVESRITSSGGWNRIILGPYGSRATADKMIQKLKSMGNSSCIPLASGG; via the coding sequence GTGGCACAAAGAGACTATGTCGGGCGGGGGCGTTCAGGCACACGCCGGAAGAAGACATCCAGCCGGAAGAAAAAGGGGTCTTCAGGCGCATCCAAAACCATGATTGCGCTTGCGGTCGCCGTATTGGTGACCTTCGCGGGCGGGCTGTATTTCATTGCCCATAACAAGCCGCAAGAAATTCCGGTACTCCCTAATCATGTCGGCGGCAAGAGCAATGGGCTTCCGCCAAAACCCGAAGAACGCTGGCGCTACATCAAAGAGCTGGAAAATCGCCAGATTGGCGTGACGACACCGACGGAACCTTCCGCCGGCGGCGAAGTGCGTTCGGCGGGGGAACTGACCGAAGAACAGCGCCAATTGCTGGAGCAGATGCAGTCGGACATGCGCCGTCAGCCTACTCAGCTGTCCGAAGTGCCGTATAACGATCAGACTCTGGTACCGCGTTCTCAGGTGTTTATCAAACCTCAGACGACGACGCCTGCGTCCGTCGCGCCGCTGACGCAGCGACCGAATCAGAATGTGCCGAAAACTACCGCTCCCGTCACTACGGAAACGGCCAAGGCCCCGGTGGACAAACCCGAGAAAGCGCCGCGCTGGATGATTCAGTGCGGCTCATTCAAGGCGATGGCTCCAGCAGAATCCATCCGAGCGCAACTGGCATTCGCAGGCGTGGAAAGCCGTATCACCAGCAGCGGCGGCTGGAATCGCATCATATTGGGCCCCTACGGCAGCCGCGCCACAGCGGACAAGATGATCCAAAAACTGAAAAGTATGGGCAACAGCAGCTGCATTCCATTAGCCTCCGGGGGTTGA
- the hslV gene encoding ATP-dependent protease subunit HslV: MTTIVSVRRNGQVVIGGDGQATLGNTVMKGNVRKVRRLYNDRVIAGFAGGTADAFTLFELFERKLELHQGHLVKAAVELAKDWRTDRMLRRLEALLAVADENASLIITGNGDVVQPENDLIAIGSGGPYAQSAARALLENTDLSAKEIVEKSLGIAGDICIYTNQFHTIEELASKA; the protein is encoded by the coding sequence GTGACAACAATCGTAAGCGTTCGCCGCAATGGCCAAGTCGTCATCGGCGGAGATGGTCAGGCCACCTTAGGCAACACCGTCATGAAAGGTAACGTGCGGAAGGTACGCCGTCTTTACAACGACCGTGTCATTGCCGGATTTGCGGGCGGCACCGCCGACGCCTTTACCCTGTTTGAACTGTTCGAACGTAAATTGGAACTGCACCAGGGTCATCTGGTAAAAGCCGCGGTGGAACTAGCCAAAGACTGGCGTACCGACCGCATGCTGCGCCGCCTGGAAGCGCTGCTGGCCGTGGCGGATGAAAACGCCTCACTGATCATCACCGGCAACGGCGACGTCGTACAACCGGAAAACGATTTGATCGCTATCGGCTCCGGTGGTCCCTATGCCCAGTCCGCCGCACGCGCCCTGTTGGAAAATACCGACCTGAGCGCCAAAGAAATCGTCGAGAAATCACTCGGTATCGCCGGTGATATCTGCATCTATACCAATCAGTTCCACACGATTGAAGAATTAGCCTCCAAGGCGTAA
- the hslU gene encoding HslU--HslV peptidase ATPase subunit gives MSEMTPREIVSELDSYIIGQNKAKRAVAIALRNRWRRMQLDEDLRHEVTPKNILMIGPTGVGKTEIARRLAKLANAPFIKVEATKFTEVGYVGKEVDSIIRDLTDAALKMVRQQSLEKNRVRAEELAEERILDALIPPAKNNWGQSEESQEPSPARQAFRKKLREGQLDDKEIEIELAAAPVGVEIMAPPGMEEMTNQLQSMFQNLAGQKQKTSKIKIKDAFKQLVEEEAAKLVNPEELKQLAIDSVEQHGIVFIDEIDKICKRGESSGPDVSREGVQRDLLPLVEGCTVSTKHGMVKTDHILFIASGAFQVASPSDLIPELQGRLPIRVELQALTTEDFERILTEPSASLTQQYKALMATEGVEVEFAPDGIRRIAEAAWQVNERTENIGARRLHTVLERLIEEVSYNASEMGGQNVTIDADYVSDHLDELVADEDLSRFIL, from the coding sequence ATGTCTGAAATGACCCCGCGCGAAATAGTCAGTGAGCTCGACAGCTACATCATCGGCCAGAACAAGGCGAAACGGGCTGTGGCAATCGCCCTACGCAACCGTTGGCGTCGTATGCAACTGGACGAAGACCTTCGCCACGAGGTTACGCCAAAAAACATTCTGATGATTGGCCCGACCGGTGTAGGTAAGACCGAGATCGCCCGACGTCTCGCCAAACTAGCCAACGCGCCGTTTATTAAGGTGGAGGCGACCAAGTTCACCGAAGTTGGCTACGTCGGTAAAGAAGTGGACTCCATTATCCGCGATCTGACCGATGCCGCACTGAAGATGGTGCGCCAGCAGTCGCTGGAAAAGAACCGTGTTCGCGCTGAAGAACTGGCGGAAGAGCGTATTCTGGACGCGCTGATCCCTCCGGCCAAAAACAACTGGGGACAGTCCGAAGAGAGTCAGGAACCGTCCCCTGCTCGTCAGGCTTTCCGTAAGAAACTACGCGAAGGCCAACTGGACGATAAAGAAATCGAGATCGAACTGGCCGCCGCGCCGGTAGGCGTTGAAATCATGGCGCCGCCGGGTATGGAAGAGATGACGAATCAGCTGCAGTCCATGTTCCAGAATCTGGCCGGACAGAAGCAGAAAACCAGCAAGATCAAAATCAAGGACGCGTTTAAACAGCTGGTGGAAGAAGAAGCCGCCAAGCTGGTGAACCCGGAAGAGCTGAAGCAGCTCGCCATCGATTCCGTTGAACAGCACGGTATCGTGTTCATCGACGAAATCGACAAAATCTGTAAGCGCGGCGAATCATCCGGCCCGGATGTTTCCCGTGAAGGGGTGCAGCGCGACCTGCTGCCGCTGGTGGAAGGCTGCACCGTATCCACCAAGCACGGCATGGTGAAAACCGACCACATCCTATTTATCGCCTCCGGCGCATTCCAGGTCGCCAGCCCATCGGATCTCATTCCTGAACTGCAGGGGCGTCTGCCGATCCGCGTTGAGCTGCAGGCGTTGACCACGGAAGACTTTGAGCGCATCCTCACCGAGCCGAGCGCGTCCCTGACGCAGCAGTATAAGGCGCTGATGGCGACCGAAGGCGTTGAGGTGGAATTCGCGCCGGACGGCATCCGTCGTATCGCGGAAGCGGCGTGGCAGGTCAACGAACGTACCGAGAACATCGGCGCGCGTCGTCTGCACACCGTGCTGGAGCGTCTGATCGAAGAAGTGTCCTACAACGCCAGTGAAATGGGCGGTCAGAATGTGACGATTGATGCGGATTACGTAAGCGATCACCTCGATGAATTAGTAGCAGATGAAGATCTGAGCCGATTTATCTTATAA
- a CDS encoding 1,4-dihydroxy-2-naphthoate polyprenyltransferase, with translation MTLLTHSSKTQAWLDSLRPKTLPLAFASIVTGSAIAGWQSSFKPGVALLALLTAGLLQILSNLANDYGDAVKGSDTETRIGPLRGIQTGAISLTELRNALIVTVLLTIVSGISLVALACEQPVDIVVFLVFGLMAILAAITYTVGNRPYGYIGLGDVSVLIFFGWLSVAGSYVLQTGRFDSIVILPATACGLLATAVLNINNLRDIDNDRLSGKNTLAVRLGAQKARCYHMMLLMAAPLCLGLFALIYLQSPAGWLFILSLPLLVKQGRYVLRETTAFSMRPMLEKTVKCALLTNILFAAGVMLS, from the coding sequence ATGACCTTATTGACACATAGCAGCAAAACTCAGGCCTGGCTCGACAGTTTGCGTCCCAAGACGCTGCCGTTGGCCTTCGCCTCCATCGTGACCGGCTCGGCTATCGCCGGTTGGCAAAGCAGTTTCAAACCGGGAGTCGCTTTGCTCGCTCTGCTGACGGCCGGTTTGCTGCAGATTCTTTCCAACCTGGCTAACGACTACGGCGACGCGGTGAAAGGCAGTGATACCGAGACACGCATCGGACCACTGCGCGGTATTCAGACCGGTGCCATTAGCCTGACTGAGCTGCGCAACGCCTTGATCGTCACGGTGCTGCTGACGATCGTCTCCGGTATTTCACTGGTCGCGCTCGCCTGCGAACAACCGGTGGACATCGTCGTTTTTCTCGTCTTCGGGCTGATGGCGATTTTGGCCGCTATCACCTATACGGTGGGCAATCGACCTTATGGCTATATCGGCTTAGGCGATGTCTCGGTACTGATTTTCTTTGGCTGGCTCAGCGTGGCAGGTTCTTATGTCCTGCAAACCGGCCGCTTCGACAGTATCGTTATACTGCCCGCGACCGCCTGCGGTCTACTGGCTACCGCCGTTCTCAACATCAACAACCTGCGCGATATCGACAACGACCGTTTGAGCGGAAAAAACACGCTGGCCGTCCGGCTTGGTGCACAGAAAGCCCGCTGCTATCACATGATGTTGTTGATGGCCGCACCGCTGTGTCTGGGACTGTTCGCACTCATTTATCTGCAAAGCCCGGCTGGCTGGCTATTTATTCTGTCGCTGCCGCTGCTGGTGAAACAGGGTCGCTACGTGCTGCGTGAAACCACCGCGTTCAGTATGCGTCCAATGCTCGAAAAGACGGTCAAATGCGCCCTGCTGACCAATATTTTGTTTGCTGCGGGCGTAATGCTCAGCTAA
- the rraA gene encoding ribonuclease E activity regulator RraA, producing the protein MKYDTSELCDVYHEEVNVVEPLFSNFGGRSSFGGQITTVKCFEDNGLLYELLEENGIGRVLLIDGGGSVRRALINAELARLATQNEWEGIVVYGAVRQVDDLAELDIGIQAMAATPAGAEGEGIGETDIRVNFGGVTFFSGDHLYADNTGIILSEDPLDLE; encoded by the coding sequence ATGAAATACGATACTTCCGAACTGTGTGATGTCTATCATGAAGAGGTCAATGTCGTTGAGCCTCTCTTCTCCAACTTTGGTGGACGTAGTTCATTTGGTGGTCAAATCACCACGGTGAAATGCTTTGAAGACAACGGGCTGCTTTACGAGCTGCTGGAAGAAAACGGCATCGGGCGCGTACTGCTGATTGACGGCGGCGGCTCGGTGCGCCGGGCGCTGATTAACGCCGAACTGGCAAGATTAGCGACGCAAAACGAGTGGGAAGGCATTGTGGTCTATGGCGCAGTGCGTCAGGTCGACGATTTGGCTGAGCTAGATATCGGCATTCAGGCCATGGCGGCCACGCCGGCTGGCGCTGAGGGCGAAGGCATCGGCGAAACGGATATCCGCGTCAATTTTGGCGGCGTCACCTTCTTCTCCGGCGACCATCTGTATGCCGACAACACCGGTATCATTCTCTCCGAAGATCCGCTGGATCTGGAGTAA
- the zapB gene encoding septal ring assembly protein ZapB — translation MSFEVFEKLESKVQQAIDTITLLQMEIEELKEKNNALSQEVQSVAGNRDALMRENEQLREAQSSWQERLQALLGKMEEVQ, via the coding sequence ATGTCATTTGAAGTGTTTGAGAAGCTGGAATCGAAAGTTCAGCAGGCGATTGACACCATTACGCTGTTGCAGATGGAAATTGAAGAGCTGAAAGAAAAGAATAATGCGCTATCACAGGAAGTTCAGAGTGTGGCAGGCAATCGTGATGCGCTGATGCGCGAGAACGAACAATTGCGTGAAGCGCAGAGCTCATGGCAGGAACGTCTGCAGGCGCTACTGGGTAAGATGGAAGAAGTACAGTAA
- a CDS encoding MIP/aquaporin family protein, producing MSQSRISTLKGQCIAEFLGTGLLIFFGVGCVAALKLAGASFGQWEISIIWGLGAAMAIYLTAAISGAHLNPAVTITLWLFACFDGRKVAPYILAQLAGAFCAAALVYGLYYNLFYATEQAQGIVRGSVESLSLASIFSTYPNPMISVPQAFLVETVITAILMCLILALTDDGNGIPRGPLAPLLIGILIAVIGASMGPLTGFALNPARDFGPKLFAYLAGWGKVAFTGGQDIPYFLVPILGPIVGAGLGAFGYRKLIGRNLPCDVCPTDDASATPGETRNVSPR from the coding sequence ATGAGTCAATCGCGAATCTCTACATTAAAGGGCCAGTGCATTGCCGAATTTCTGGGCACGGGTCTACTGATTTTTTTCGGCGTTGGCTGCGTCGCCGCCTTGAAGCTGGCCGGCGCAAGCTTTGGACAATGGGAAATCAGCATCATCTGGGGCCTCGGCGCCGCCATGGCTATCTACCTTACGGCCGCGATTTCCGGCGCTCACCTTAACCCTGCGGTCACCATTACGCTGTGGCTGTTCGCCTGCTTTGACGGGCGCAAGGTGGCCCCTTATATCCTTGCGCAGCTGGCAGGCGCTTTCTGTGCCGCCGCCTTGGTCTATGGCCTGTACTACAATCTGTTCTACGCGACCGAACAGGCACAGGGGATCGTCCGTGGCAGCGTAGAAAGCCTGAGCCTGGCGAGCATTTTCTCGACGTACCCCAATCCGATGATCTCCGTTCCCCAAGCCTTCCTCGTGGAAACGGTGATTACCGCCATCCTGATGTGCCTGATCCTGGCACTGACCGATGATGGCAACGGCATTCCACGCGGCCCGCTGGCGCCTTTGCTCATCGGCATCCTCATCGCCGTGATTGGCGCCTCAATGGGGCCGCTGACCGGATTCGCCCTCAATCCAGCGCGTGACTTCGGCCCGAAGCTATTCGCCTACCTTGCTGGCTGGGGCAAGGTCGCCTTCACCGGAGGACAGGATATTCCCTACTTCCTGGTTCCCATTCTCGGGCCGATTGTCGGCGCTGGTTTGGGGGCTTTTGGCTACCGGAAACTGATCGGCCGCAACCTGCCCTGCGACGTCTGTCCTACCGATGACGCCAGCGCAACGCCTGGCGAAACTCGCAACGTGTCTCCCCGATAA
- the glpK gene encoding glycerol kinase GlpK, with translation MTLEKKYIVALDQGTTSSRAVVLDHDANIVSVSQREFAQIYPKAGWVEHDPMEIWASQSATLVEALAKVGISTDEVAGIGITNQRETAIVWEKDTGKPIYNAIVWQCRRSAEICEQLKKAGLEETIRDLTGLVIDPYFSGTKVKWILDHVEGSRERARRGELLFGTVDTWLIWKMTQGRVHVTDYTNASRTMMFNIHTLDWDDRLLDALDIPRAMLPSVHSSSEIYGKTNIGGKGGTRIPIAGIAGDQQAALYGQLCVSPGMAKNTYGTGCFLLMNTGKEAVKSEHGLLTTIACGARGEINYALEGAVFMGGASIQWLRDELKLIGDATDSEYFAGKVNDTNGVYVVPAFTGLGAPYWDPYARGAIFGLTRGVNANHIIRATLESIAYQTRDVLDAMQADAGTHLHSLRVDGGAVANNFLMQFQSDILGTRVERPVIREVTALGAAFLAGLATGFWNDLDEVKSKTAIEREFRPGIETVERNYRYRGWQKAVARVRAWEDHDD, from the coding sequence ATGACTTTGGAAAAGAAATACATTGTTGCCCTTGACCAGGGAACCACCAGTTCCCGTGCCGTAGTGCTGGACCACGATGCCAACATCGTCAGCGTTTCCCAGCGTGAATTCGCACAAATCTACCCGAAGGCTGGCTGGGTGGAACACGACCCAATGGAGATCTGGGCGTCCCAGAGCGCCACGCTGGTCGAGGCACTCGCTAAGGTCGGGATCAGTACGGATGAAGTGGCCGGCATTGGCATTACCAACCAGCGGGAAACCGCCATCGTCTGGGAAAAAGACACCGGCAAACCGATTTACAACGCCATCGTGTGGCAGTGCCGCCGCTCCGCCGAGATCTGCGAACAGCTGAAAAAAGCCGGTCTGGAAGAGACGATCCGCGACCTCACCGGTCTGGTTATCGACCCTTACTTCTCCGGCACGAAGGTGAAATGGATTCTGGATCATGTGGAAGGCTCTCGCGAAAGAGCGCGGCGCGGCGAACTGTTGTTCGGCACCGTCGACACCTGGCTTATCTGGAAAATGACGCAAGGCCGCGTACACGTTACGGACTACACCAACGCCTCGCGCACTATGATGTTCAATATCCACACGCTGGACTGGGATGACCGGCTGCTCGACGCGCTGGATATTCCCCGCGCTATGCTGCCGAGCGTTCATTCGTCGTCCGAGATCTATGGGAAAACCAATATCGGGGGCAAAGGCGGCACGCGAATCCCCATCGCAGGCATCGCCGGCGACCAGCAGGCGGCGCTGTATGGTCAGCTGTGCGTCAGTCCCGGTATGGCGAAAAATACCTACGGCACCGGCTGTTTCCTGCTGATGAATACCGGTAAGGAAGCCGTGAAATCCGAACATGGCCTGCTGACCACCATCGCCTGCGGCGCGCGCGGCGAAATCAACTATGCGCTTGAAGGCGCGGTATTCATGGGCGGCGCGTCCATACAGTGGCTGCGCGATGAGCTGAAACTGATCGGCGATGCAACGGACTCCGAGTACTTCGCCGGGAAGGTGAACGACACCAACGGCGTTTACGTAGTTCCCGCGTTCACTGGACTGGGCGCGCCTTACTGGGATCCCTACGCGCGCGGCGCCATCTTCGGACTGACGCGCGGCGTGAACGCCAACCACATCATCCGCGCAACGCTGGAGTCCATCGCCTATCAAACGCGCGACGTGCTGGACGCGATGCAAGCCGATGCGGGCACGCACTTGCACTCGCTGCGGGTCGACGGCGGCGCGGTCGCCAACAACTTCCTGATGCAGTTCCAGTCCGACATTCTGGGAACGCGCGTCGAACGCCCCGTGATCCGCGAAGTCACCGCGCTCGGCGCCGCCTTCCTGGCCGGTCTGGCGACCGGTTTCTGGAACGATCTGGATGAGGTTAAAAGCAAAACCGCCATCGAGCGGGAGTTCCGTCCCGGCATTGAAACCGTCGAGCGCAACTATCGCTATCGCGGCTGGCAGAAAGCCGTGGCGCGCGTGCGCGCGTGGGAAGACCATGACGACTAA